In a single window of the Campylobacter iguaniorum genome:
- the ileS gene encoding isoleucine--tRNA ligase: MDYKDTLLLPATDFAMRGNLSEQEPKRYAKWSEEKAYEKMKAKRQKAGVSFNIHDGPPYANGHLHIGHALNKILKDIILKTHYFFGDSVRYTPGWDCHGLPIEQQVEVKLGEAKKTMSKSAIRSECRAWATNFVNIQRDEFKTLGILGGWEDPYLTMKFKFEANIYRTLCEVAKKGLLIERSKPVFWSWAARSALAEAEVEYEDKEDYSLYVAFELSKEACEKIGVQNAKAVIWTTTPWTLVANQAISLNPNEKYSVTSEGYIVASALVETLVNQGIISGKIIKEFASKELENLNAINPLNGRNSVFILGEHVLMDGGTGLVHTAPGHGEDDYFASLRYGIEVIMPVDEAGLYDETLRVKKLLPENLLNEFIGLHIFKANEKIVELLGDSVVKVSKFVHSYPFCWRTHKPVIYRATKQWFIAMDEPKLDGKTLRTTALEALKQVKFYPEVGVKRITSMIENRPDWCISRQRDWGVPIAFFRDRATKEPIFDTEILDNVAKIFDEKGADAWWDLEIADLLPKDSKYDPANLEKVMDILDVWFDSGSTWNAVLNSGDYDAGGYQADMYLEGSDQHRGWFQSSLLLSCAVNQKAPYKSVLTHGFTVDGNGNKMSKSKGNVIAPADVAKKYGTEILRLWVGLSDYSSDLKISDDILKQVGEQYRKIRNTVRFLLANINDLDDISSNFTMLDKWILVRATKTFNEVSICFKNYEFSKGFNILLNFLSGDLSGVYLDICKDRLYCDELESSRRRSAQSAMAIITKSLLALIAPTLTYTVDEALEVAPNIIKKSANDVFELVYKPLEFDYKIEDELLRSSREKFNEIIDTLKKDKIIKSTLEVILETSSNEVLSNDLDEVIDWYMVSFVRGVESDECLAEFDIGNDKFKIVKADRFKCPRCWKYSAKNDGDLCPRCAKVMK, translated from the coding sequence ATGGATTATAAAGATACATTACTACTTCCGGCGACTGATTTTGCTATGCGGGGAAACCTGAGCGAACAAGAGCCAAAAAGATATGCCAAATGGAGCGAAGAAAAAGCTTATGAAAAGATGAAAGCCAAACGCCAAAAAGCTGGCGTGAGCTTCAATATCCACGATGGTCCACCATACGCAAATGGTCACTTACATATAGGTCACGCACTAAATAAAATCCTAAAAGATATAATCCTAAAAACTCATTATTTTTTCGGCGACAGCGTCCGCTATACTCCAGGCTGGGATTGTCATGGGTTGCCTATTGAGCAACAAGTCGAAGTAAAGCTGGGTGAGGCTAAAAAAACCATGAGCAAATCAGCTATCAGAAGCGAGTGCAGGGCGTGGGCTACAAATTTCGTAAATATCCAAAGAGACGAGTTTAAAACTCTTGGCATTCTTGGGGGCTGGGAAGATCCATATCTTACTATGAAGTTTAAATTTGAAGCAAATATCTATAGGACGCTTTGTGAAGTGGCTAAAAAAGGTCTTTTGATCGAAAGAAGCAAGCCTGTTTTTTGGAGCTGGGCTGCAAGAAGTGCTCTGGCTGAAGCTGAAGTCGAGTATGAAGACAAAGAGGATTATAGCCTATATGTGGCATTTGAGCTTAGCAAAGAGGCTTGCGAAAAAATAGGCGTCCAAAATGCTAAAGCAGTCATTTGGACTACTACGCCATGGACTTTGGTCGCAAACCAAGCCATAAGCCTAAATCCAAATGAAAAATACTCAGTGACAAGTGAGGGCTATATCGTAGCTTCTGCACTTGTAGAAACTCTTGTAAATCAAGGCATTATAAGTGGCAAAATCATAAAAGAATTTGCCTCAAAAGAGCTTGAAAATCTAAACGCAATTAATCCACTAAATGGTAGAAACTCAGTATTTATCCTTGGCGAACACGTCTTGATGGACGGCGGTACTGGGCTTGTTCATACAGCTCCTGGGCACGGCGAAGATGACTATTTTGCTAGTTTGAGATATGGCATAGAAGTGATTATGCCAGTTGATGAGGCTGGATTATACGATGAGACTTTAAGGGTTAAAAAGCTTTTGCCTGAGAATTTGCTAAATGAGTTTATAGGGCTTCATATATTTAAAGCAAATGAAAAAATCGTTGAGCTTCTTGGAGATAGCGTTGTAAAAGTAAGTAAATTTGTGCATAGTTATCCATTTTGCTGGAGAACTCACAAGCCAGTCATTTACAGAGCCACAAAACAGTGGTTTATAGCTATGGATGAGCCAAAGCTTGATGGCAAAACTCTAAGAACTACGGCTCTTGAAGCGTTAAAACAAGTGAAATTTTATCCAGAAGTTGGGGTAAAAAGAATAACTTCTATGATAGAAAATCGCCCTGACTGGTGTATAAGTCGCCAAAGAGATTGGGGTGTGCCAATAGCGTTTTTTAGGGATCGTGCGACCAAAGAGCCGATTTTTGATACTGAAATTTTAGATAATGTAGCAAAGATTTTTGATGAAAAAGGCGCTGATGCATGGTGGGATTTGGAGATTGCTGATTTACTTCCAAAAGACTCAAAATACGATCCGGCAAATTTAGAAAAAGTAATGGATATTTTAGATGTTTGGTTTGATAGCGGATCTACTTGGAATGCAGTGCTAAATAGTGGTGATTACGATGCTGGCGGATATCAAGCCGATATGTATCTTGAAGGTAGCGACCAACACCGTGGCTGGTTCCAAAGCTCACTTCTGCTAAGCTGCGCTGTAAATCAAAAAGCGCCATATAAAAGCGTTTTAACTCATGGATTTACCGTTGATGGCAATGGCAATAAAATGAGTAAAAGCAAAGGAAATGTAATAGCTCCAGCTGACGTAGCCAAAAAATACGGCACTGAGATTTTAAGACTTTGGGTCGGGCTAAGCGACTACTCAAGCGACCTTAAAATCAGCGATGACATACTAAAACAAGTCGGCGAACAATACAGAAAAATCCGCAACACAGTAAGATTTTTACTAGCCAACATTAATGATTTGGACGATATCAGCTCAAATTTCACAATGCTTGATAAGTGGATATTAGTAAGAGCTACTAAAACATTTAATGAAGTTAGTATTTGTTTTAAAAACTATGAGTTTTCAAAAGGCTTTAATATACTTTTGAATTTCTTAAGTGGAGATTTGAGTGGTGTTTATCTTGATATTTGCAAAGATAGACTCTACTGCGATGAGTTAGAAAGCTCACGCCGCCGCTCAGCCCAGTCAGCTATGGCTATCATCACAAAATCACTTCTAGCTCTTATCGCTCCTACCTTGACATACACTGTAGATGAAGCTCTAGAGGTCGCTCCAAACATCATCAAAAAGAGTGCAAACGATGTATTTGAGCTAGTTTATAAGCCACTTGAGTTTGATTACAAGATAGAAGATGAGCTTTTAAGATCTAGTAGAGAGAAATTTAACGAGATAATCGATACTCTTAAAAAAGATAAAATCATAAAATCAACCCTAGAAGTTATCCTAGAAACCAGCTCAAACGAAGTGCTTTCAAATGACCTTGATGAGGTTATAGATTGGTATATGGTGAGCTTCGTAAGAGGAGTTGAGAGTGATGAGTGCTTGGCTGAATTTGACATAGGAAATGATAAATTCAAGATAGTAAAAGCAGATAGATTTAAATGTCCAAGATGCTGGAAATACTCAGCTAAAAACGATGGCGACCTATGCCCAAGATGTGCAAAGGTGATGAAATAG
- a CDS encoding CinA family protein yields MKHIILIVGEELQINKPFLDYIFNKYEECFGEMGMVAYIEDNDKELPFYIENHSKNFDFVTIMANDSNFYTISKIIATLSTDTIELKNDTLIPSRAEIQVKDSFLLTLNSAKINLIKATPTAELPEFLIEVQKDCKFFNILDIDKESARILLEPLATTYNVTISLTELLPGLTYVKASTNKYGQIDGFIESASNLFANKIINEKDIVSFIANKLIEKNLKITFAESCTAGLCAAKFGAVSGVSSVFDGSVVTYANHIKHNWIEVSDEVLQTYGAVSKECVEQMCRGALRLCECDFAIAISGVAGPNGGTKEKPVGTVFVGVANKTEVQVQRLLLSGDRSYIREQSALHAYALLLRANPSFFE; encoded by the coding sequence ATGAAGCATATTATTTTGATTGTCGGCGAAGAATTGCAGATAAATAAGCCGTTTTTGGATTATATTTTTAACAAATATGAAGAGTGCTTTGGCGAAATGGGAATGGTGGCCTATATAGAAGATAACGACAAAGAATTGCCATTTTATATAGAAAACCACTCCAAAAACTTTGACTTTGTCACTATCATGGCAAACGATAGTAATTTTTACACAATAAGCAAGATCATCGCCACACTTAGCACCGATACAATCGAGCTAAAAAACGACACCCTGATACCTTCACGTGCAGAAATCCAAGTAAAAGACAGCTTTTTACTCACGCTAAACTCAGCCAAGATAAATTTAATCAAAGCCACGCCGACAGCAGAACTCCCAGAGTTTCTCATCGAAGTGCAAAAAGACTGCAAGTTTTTTAATATACTTGATATCGATAAAGAAAGCGCTAGAATACTGCTAGAGCCATTAGCCACGACTTATAACGTGACGATAAGTCTCACCGAGCTACTTCCTGGGCTTACTTATGTCAAAGCCTCTACTAACAAATACGGTCAGATTGACGGCTTCATAGAAAGTGCTTCAAATCTCTTTGCCAATAAAATCATAAACGAAAAAGATATAGTCTCTTTCATCGCAAACAAACTCATAGAAAAAAATCTCAAAATCACCTTTGCAGAGTCTTGCACTGCTGGGCTTTGTGCTGCTAAATTTGGAGCGGTTTCTGGCGTGAGTAGCGTCTTTGACGGCTCAGTTGTAACCTACGCAAACCATATCAAACATAACTGGATAGAAGTCAGCGATGAAGTCTTGCAAACTTATGGCGCAGTGAGTAAAGAGTGCGTCGAACAAATGTGCCGTGGGGCGTTAAGGCTTTGTGAGTGTGATTTTGCTATCGCTATTAGTGGCGTCGCTGGGCCAAATGGCGGAACTAAAGAAAAGCCAGTAGGCACGGTATTTGTCGGCGTAGCAAACAAAACCGAAGTCCAAGTCCAAAGACTGCTTTTATCAGGCGATAGAAGCTACATAAGAGAGCAAAGCGCCTTGCACGCATACGCACTTTTACTCAGAGCCAATCCAAGCTTTTTTGAATAA